Proteins co-encoded in one Microbacterium hydrocarbonoxydans genomic window:
- a CDS encoding sugar ABC transporter permease — translation MSTMTPRRSRLHRREHLVAAAFVAIPVLGFLIFIAYPLLFSFYASFTKWNGLSDPVFNGLDNYAEMFADPYFWQAMGNTVFMMIGIPIGLVLSLLLALALNRKMRGTTFFRTVYYVPVISSLAAVAILWQWAYNGDFGLINQVLAIFGIDGPNWLQNADTAKPAIVIMSVWKGLGFSMLLYLAALQSVPRHLYEAAAIDGANAFQQFRHITIPMLSPVTFFLVVTSIIGGAQIFIEINIMTPTGGPEFSTASIVWYIWQKAFNYLQMGYATAMSVVLGLLVFVITAIQFRINRRFQFSID, via the coding sequence ATGTCGACGATGACACCCCGTCGCTCCCGATTGCACCGCCGTGAACATCTCGTCGCGGCCGCGTTCGTCGCGATCCCCGTGCTCGGCTTCCTGATCTTCATCGCGTATCCGCTGCTGTTCTCGTTCTACGCCTCGTTCACCAAGTGGAACGGTCTGAGCGACCCCGTGTTCAACGGTCTCGACAACTACGCCGAGATGTTCGCCGACCCGTACTTCTGGCAGGCGATGGGCAACACCGTGTTCATGATGATCGGCATCCCGATCGGACTCGTGCTCTCGCTGCTGCTCGCGCTCGCCCTCAACCGCAAGATGCGCGGCACGACGTTCTTCCGCACCGTCTACTACGTGCCGGTGATCTCGTCGCTCGCCGCTGTCGCGATCCTGTGGCAGTGGGCCTACAACGGCGACTTCGGCCTCATCAACCAGGTGCTGGCCATCTTCGGCATCGACGGCCCGAACTGGTTGCAGAACGCCGATACCGCCAAGCCCGCCATCGTCATCATGTCGGTGTGGAAAGGGCTCGGCTTCTCGATGCTGCTCTACCTCGCTGCCCTGCAGTCGGTGCCCCGGCACCTCTACGAGGCGGCCGCCATCGACGGCGCGAACGCGTTCCAGCAGTTCCGCCACATCACGATCCCCATGCTGAGCCCGGTGACGTTCTTCCTCGTGGTGACCAGCATCATCGGTGGAGCCCAGATCTTCATCGAGATCAACATCATGACCCCCACCGGCGGCCCCGAGTTCTCGACGGCATCCATCGTCTGGTACATCTGGCAGAAGGCGTTCAACTACCTGCAGATGGGCTATGCCACCGCGATGTCGGTGGTGCTGGGGCTCCTGGTCTTCGTGATCACCGCGATCCAGTTCCGGATCAACCGCCGCTTCCAGTTCTCGATCGACTGA
- a CDS encoding carbohydrate ABC transporter permease: MNQLVSDTADLADDTVAVTVPTTRRRRMLRAGVGRPTGNGVTAGRSRTARRRVVDAILFAVLSLGGVIMIAPLLWTFSTSLKTKEAVFALPPQWIPDPVQWENYIRVWSAGPLASGIVNSLIVSVSVTIVGTVSSAIAAFAFAKMRLPFKNVVFLSLLAAIMIPFPTIMIPQFTMFANAGLVDTLWPLILPGIFGNIVMIFFLRQYLDSVPDSIIEAAKLDGAGYLRIFGTLIFPAIRPAIAAQFILWFMAVWNDYLAPIIYLNTPERQTLQLVIASFNATYASQTDYPLIMAASFIALIPVLTVFVVFQKQIIESVALTGAKG; this comes from the coding sequence ATGAACCAGCTCGTATCCGACACCGCCGATCTCGCTGACGACACCGTCGCCGTGACCGTGCCCACCACCCGACGACGCCGCATGCTCAGAGCGGGCGTGGGTCGCCCGACCGGCAACGGCGTCACCGCCGGGCGGTCGCGCACAGCCCGGCGCCGCGTGGTCGACGCGATACTCTTCGCCGTGCTGTCCCTCGGCGGAGTGATCATGATCGCACCGCTGCTGTGGACGTTCAGCACCTCGCTCAAGACCAAGGAGGCGGTGTTCGCACTGCCGCCCCAGTGGATCCCCGATCCGGTGCAGTGGGAGAACTACATCCGGGTGTGGTCCGCCGGTCCGCTGGCGAGCGGCATCGTGAACAGCCTCATCGTGTCGGTGAGCGTCACGATCGTGGGCACGGTCAGCTCGGCCATCGCGGCGTTCGCGTTCGCGAAGATGCGTCTGCCGTTCAAGAACGTCGTGTTCCTGTCGCTTCTCGCAGCGATCATGATCCCGTTCCCGACGATCATGATCCCGCAGTTCACGATGTTCGCGAACGCCGGGCTCGTCGACACTCTGTGGCCACTGATCCTGCCAGGGATCTTCGGCAACATCGTCATGATCTTCTTCCTGCGCCAGTACCTCGACTCCGTGCCGGATTCGATCATCGAGGCGGCCAAGCTCGACGGCGCCGGCTATCTGCGGATCTTCGGAACGCTGATCTTCCCGGCCATCCGGCCGGCAATCGCCGCCCAGTTCATCCTCTGGTTCATGGCGGTGTGGAACGACTACCTCGCGCCGATCATCTACCTGAACACGCCGGAGCGTCAGACGCTGCAGCTCGTGATCGCGAGCTTCAACGCCACTTACGCGAGCCAGACCGACTACCCCCTGATCATGGCGGCGTCGTTCATCGCGCTGATCCCCGTGCTCACCGTGTTCGTCGTGTTCCAGAAGCAGATCATCGAGTCCGTGGCGCTGACGGGAGCGAAGGGCTGA
- a CDS encoding arabinan endo-1,5-alpha-L-arabinosidase, with translation MTIDIDLDTAAWGARHAHDPTVVRGDDGLWYMFSTDAVAGADRVPAGAHVRTSPDLVEWTYRGTALDGVPAAAGEWSGASGLWAPEVVRWPTADGAPLWHMYYSASTFGSRTSAIGLATARDLAGPWTDRGIVISTRHDRDGYNAIDAAVVTDRSGAPWMLYGSFFGGIHAVELSRETGLRLRDEPGALIARRPQSVDGAIEGAYLLHRDEEDRYVLFVSFDSLVDTYSVRVGVADEITGPYRDHEGRDLTSPSDDDALVAGTKILGGLRFPGGSGLIAPGHNSIFRDGDATFMVHHVRFADEPTQHEAQVRRVHWSSAGWPLVSPHPFAGLGTERLTAAEPVAGEWDAVRFAPEVSTMVEAQRVNCESTLQSDGEPVATSLTVRATGRDGTGAGGDAVTLDAVVFGAWDPVAERTVLAFSGIDQHGVVWSGSQAVRS, from the coding sequence ATGACCATCGACATCGATCTCGACACCGCGGCCTGGGGCGCCAGGCACGCGCATGATCCGACCGTCGTGCGCGGAGACGACGGGCTCTGGTACATGTTCTCGACCGACGCCGTGGCCGGCGCCGATCGGGTGCCCGCGGGAGCGCACGTTCGCACCTCGCCGGACCTGGTGGAATGGACGTACCGCGGCACGGCGCTCGACGGCGTGCCCGCTGCGGCGGGGGAGTGGAGCGGCGCTTCGGGCCTGTGGGCGCCCGAGGTCGTGCGCTGGCCCACCGCCGACGGCGCGCCGCTCTGGCACATGTACTACTCGGCGTCGACCTTCGGATCCCGCACCTCGGCGATCGGCCTCGCGACCGCACGCGATCTGGCGGGGCCATGGACCGATCGCGGCATCGTGATCTCCACCCGTCACGACCGTGACGGGTACAACGCGATCGACGCCGCCGTGGTCACCGACAGGTCGGGTGCGCCCTGGATGCTCTACGGATCGTTCTTCGGCGGCATCCACGCGGTCGAGCTCTCCCGCGAGACGGGTCTGCGCCTCCGCGACGAACCGGGTGCGCTGATCGCCCGCCGACCGCAGAGCGTCGACGGCGCGATCGAGGGCGCGTACCTGCTGCACCGCGACGAGGAGGACCGCTATGTGCTGTTCGTCTCCTTCGACTCGCTGGTCGACACCTACAGCGTGCGGGTCGGGGTGGCAGACGAGATCACCGGCCCGTATCGAGACCACGAGGGGCGCGATCTGACGTCGCCGTCGGACGACGATGCCCTGGTCGCGGGCACCAAGATCCTCGGGGGGCTGCGGTTCCCCGGAGGCTCCGGACTCATCGCGCCCGGGCACAACTCGATCTTCCGCGACGGCGACGCGACCTTCATGGTGCATCACGTGCGCTTCGCGGATGAGCCGACGCAGCACGAGGCTCAGGTGCGGCGCGTGCACTGGAGCTCGGCGGGATGGCCGCTCGTGTCACCGCATCCGTTCGCAGGGCTCGGCACCGAGAGACTCACCGCGGCCGAACCGGTCGCCGGGGAGTGGGATGCCGTGCGCTTCGCACCCGAGGTGTCGACGATGGTCGAGGCGCAGCGCGTGAACTGCGAATCCACGCTGCAGTCGGACGGCGAGCCTGTGGCGACGTCGCTGACGGTGCGTGCGACCGGTCGCGACGGCACCGGCGCAGGCGGCGACGCCGTGACTCTGGACGCGGTGGTGTTCGGCGCCTGGGATCCCGTCGCCGAGCGCACCGTGCTCGCCTTCAGCGGCATCGACCAGCACGGCGTCGTGTGGAGCGGTTCGCAGGCGGTGCGCTCGTGA
- a CDS encoding DUF624 domain-containing protein, translating into MTVDAQVGLGWTGRVMQALQAVCTLVLVNLLFVAGVVAGLGVLGLMPAGVAAASVLLPADADRDGAGVTRRFVRAYRESFLRANLAGIPFLLAAALLVADAIVLPSLTGPVAAVLTALTGVVALAVLLMWIVCITLLVRYGDAPLAVLRYALTVCLTAPLTGIGVLVVIVAVAVIAGVFPVVIPLVGASLPLAVAVRLIDRRLQAIDAGRPDDAGQPY; encoded by the coding sequence GTGACCGTCGACGCGCAGGTGGGGCTCGGCTGGACGGGCCGGGTCATGCAGGCGCTGCAGGCGGTCTGCACGCTGGTGCTGGTGAACCTGCTCTTCGTCGCCGGCGTCGTGGCCGGGCTCGGGGTTCTCGGGTTGATGCCGGCCGGCGTGGCCGCAGCCTCGGTGCTGCTTCCCGCAGATGCCGATCGGGACGGTGCCGGGGTGACGCGGCGGTTCGTGCGCGCCTACCGCGAATCGTTCCTGCGGGCGAACCTCGCCGGCATCCCGTTCCTTCTCGCCGCCGCGCTGCTCGTGGCGGATGCGATCGTGCTCCCGAGCCTCACCGGACCGGTGGCGGCTGTGCTCACCGCGCTGACCGGCGTCGTCGCGCTCGCGGTGCTGCTGATGTGGATCGTCTGCATCACACTGCTCGTGCGCTACGGCGACGCACCTCTTGCGGTGCTGCGCTACGCGCTGACAGTCTGTCTGACCGCTCCTCTCACCGGAATCGGCGTGCTCGTGGTGATCGTCGCCGTCGCGGTGATCGCGGGCGTCTTCCCCGTCGTCATCCCGCTCGTCGGAGCCTCGCTTCCCCTCGCCGTCGCCGTGCGCCTGATCGATCGGCGCCTGCAGGCGATCGATGCCGGCCGACCCGACGATGCCGGCCAGCCATACTGA
- a CDS encoding alpha-L-arabinofuranosidase C-terminal domain-containing protein, whose product MTKARISIDREAVVATIDRRIFGSFVEHLGRCVYDGIYEPGHPTANEDGFRLDVVDLVRELGSTTIRYPGGNFVSGFRWEDSVGPREQRPVRRDLAWHSIETNQVGVDEFSRWLALTGSELMMAVNLGTRGIEAALDLLEYCNHPSGTALSDQRIANGTPEPHDIRMWCLGNEMDGPWQTGYMTADDYGKIAARTAQAMKAADKDLELVVCGSSGSSMPTFGDWERTVLEHAYEHVDFISCHAYYQERGGDLASYLASSLDMQYFIETVVATADHVGNKLKSSKKIKLSFDEWNIWYLDEHQASDEVNDEWRVAPRQLEDVYSVADAVVLGNLLITLLKNHDRVASASLAQLVNVIAPIMTEPGGAAWRQTTFFPFSVTSRLAKGEIVKPRIDVTTYETAVHGAAPLVDSVVTTDGTASAVFLVNRSQTEAIEVSIAVTELGATRIDEAVTVWDDDVYAKNTLADQERVGLKELDGAVIADGVLTVTLPPVSWSALALG is encoded by the coding sequence GTGACCAAGGCACGCATCTCCATCGACCGTGAGGCGGTCGTCGCGACGATCGATCGACGCATCTTCGGCTCGTTCGTCGAACACCTCGGCCGCTGCGTCTACGACGGCATCTACGAGCCCGGGCATCCGACCGCCAACGAAGACGGCTTCCGGCTCGACGTCGTCGATCTCGTGCGCGAGCTCGGCTCGACCACCATCCGTTACCCCGGCGGCAACTTCGTGTCGGGATTCCGGTGGGAGGACTCCGTGGGGCCGCGCGAGCAGCGACCGGTGCGTCGCGATCTCGCGTGGCACTCGATCGAGACCAATCAGGTCGGCGTCGACGAGTTCTCCCGCTGGCTCGCGCTCACCGGGTCCGAGCTCATGATGGCGGTGAACCTGGGCACCCGCGGCATCGAGGCCGCGCTCGACCTGCTCGAGTACTGCAACCACCCCTCGGGCACGGCGCTCAGCGACCAGCGCATCGCGAACGGCACGCCGGAGCCGCACGACATCCGCATGTGGTGCCTCGGCAACGAGATGGACGGCCCCTGGCAGACGGGCTACATGACCGCCGACGACTACGGCAAGATCGCGGCTCGCACGGCCCAGGCGATGAAGGCGGCCGACAAGGACCTCGAGCTGGTCGTGTGCGGGTCGTCCGGATCGTCGATGCCGACGTTCGGCGACTGGGAGCGCACCGTGCTCGAGCACGCCTACGAGCACGTCGACTTCATCTCGTGCCACGCGTACTACCAGGAGCGCGGCGGCGATCTCGCGTCATACCTCGCCTCGTCGCTCGACATGCAGTACTTCATCGAGACCGTGGTCGCCACGGCCGATCACGTCGGCAACAAGCTCAAGTCCTCGAAGAAGATCAAACTCTCGTTCGACGAGTGGAACATCTGGTACCTCGACGAGCACCAGGCGTCGGACGAGGTCAACGACGAGTGGCGGGTGGCGCCGCGTCAGCTCGAGGACGTGTACTCGGTGGCGGATGCGGTGGTGCTGGGCAACCTGCTGATCACGCTTCTGAAGAACCATGACCGTGTGGCATCCGCCTCGCTCGCGCAGCTCGTGAACGTGATCGCCCCCATCATGACCGAGCCCGGCGGCGCCGCCTGGCGTCAGACGACGTTCTTCCCGTTCTCGGTGACGTCGCGACTCGCGAAGGGCGAGATCGTGAAGCCGCGCATCGACGTGACGACCTACGAGACCGCCGTGCACGGTGCTGCGCCGCTCGTCGACTCGGTGGTCACGACCGACGGCACCGCATCGGCGGTGTTCCTCGTCAACCGCAGTCAGACCGAGGCGATCGAGGTGAGCATCGCGGTGACCGAGCTGGGTGCCACCCGCATCGACGAGGCCGTCACCGTGTGGGACGACGACGTGTACGCCAAGAACACCCTCGCCGATCAGGAACGCGTCGGGCTGAAGGAGCTCGATGGCGCGGTGATCGCCGATGGTGTGCTGACCGTCACGCTGCCTCCGGTCTCGTGGTCGGCTCTCGCCCTCGGCTGA
- a CDS encoding arabinan endo-1,5-alpha-L-arabinosidase gives MIRFARLVGAAAAVTLAAVLAGCAAPQPAARPAVELSGDVFVHDPAYVRDGDAAYVYSTGNGQIGDGNVQIRRSDDGIEWEYVGEVWAEKPAWLSQAVPGVDNLWAPELYEHDGTWYLYYSASTFGDNTSVIALATNTTLDPDDPEYEWVDRGEVIASAGTDYNAIDPGIVEDEDGVPWMSFGSFSSGIRMVELSWPSGLRVDDGEPLRLADRGLMENAIEAPFIVAHDGSFYLFASRGFCCRGVDSTYEIIVGRSTSVGGPYLDADGGALLDDGGTVVLATEGDRIGPGGQSVSDDALAFHYYDGRADGVATLGILPITWDDGWPRVEWAAEGASG, from the coding sequence ATGATCCGCTTCGCACGCCTGGTCGGCGCCGCCGCAGCCGTCACTCTGGCGGCGGTGCTGGCCGGCTGTGCGGCGCCGCAGCCGGCAGCACGACCGGCAGTCGAGCTCTCGGGTGACGTCTTCGTCCACGACCCCGCCTACGTGCGTGACGGCGATGCGGCTTACGTCTACTCGACGGGCAACGGTCAGATCGGTGACGGCAACGTGCAGATCCGCCGATCCGACGACGGCATCGAGTGGGAGTACGTCGGTGAGGTCTGGGCCGAGAAGCCGGCATGGCTGTCTCAGGCGGTGCCGGGGGTCGACAACCTGTGGGCGCCCGAGCTCTATGAGCATGACGGCACGTGGTACCTCTACTACTCGGCATCGACCTTCGGCGACAACACCTCGGTGATCGCGCTCGCGACGAACACGACGCTGGATCCCGACGACCCCGAGTACGAGTGGGTCGATCGCGGAGAGGTGATCGCCTCGGCCGGCACCGACTACAACGCGATCGATCCCGGGATCGTCGAAGACGAAGACGGCGTGCCGTGGATGTCCTTCGGGTCGTTCTCCTCCGGCATCCGCATGGTGGAGCTGTCGTGGCCGAGCGGGCTGCGAGTCGACGACGGCGAACCGCTGCGTCTCGCGGATCGCGGTCTCATGGAGAATGCGATCGAGGCCCCGTTCATCGTCGCGCACGACGGCTCCTTCTACCTCTTCGCCTCCCGCGGTTTCTGCTGCCGCGGCGTCGACAGCACCTACGAGATCATCGTCGGCCGATCGACCTCGGTGGGCGGGCCGTATCTGGACGCCGACGGAGGTGCCCTCCTCGACGACGGCGGCACGGTCGTGCTCGCCACCGAGGGCGACCGGATCGGACCAGGCGGTCAGTCGGTGTCAGACGACGCCCTCGCGTTCCACTATTACGACGGCCGGGCAGACGGCGTCGCCACACTCGGCATCCTGCCGATCACGTGGGATGACGGCTGGCCGCGCGTGGAATGGGCGGCGGAAGGTGCGTCGGGGTGA
- a CDS encoding alpha-N-arabinofuranosidase: MSQARITIDRDFTIADVPRRLFGSFVEHMGRCVYTGIYEPGHPQADERGFRQDVLALVKEMGPTVVRYPGGNFVSGYRWEDGVGPVEERPVRIDGAWHTIETNAFGLHEFMDWAKEADVEVMEAINLGTRGVEEARSLVEYANHPGGTYWSDLRRKNGAEQPFDIKLWCLGNELDGPWQIGGKTATEYGRLAQESAKAMKLVDPTIELVAVGSSARSMPTFGTWEHTVLTHAYDEVDFVSMHAYYQEHDGDAESFLAEAVDMDAFIDGVIATIDAVKAAGKHTKQVDISFDEWNVWDQRKFNDVESVEIAKAGWKKHPRLIEDTYNVTDAVVVGTLLNSLLRHGDRVKIANQAQLVNVIAPIRSEENGPAWRQTSFWPFERMARLAKGRILRLAVSAPQIETTRYGGVDSIDAAATWDEQTGRVVVFVANRSLDEQSDLTVELRGLTGLRVVNAETLTIPEGGDRHTANLETTQDAVHMVPLAAAEVVDGAVRATLPPLSWSVIELA, encoded by the coding sequence ATGTCTCAGGCCCGCATCACCATCGATCGCGACTTCACCATCGCCGACGTCCCCCGAAGGCTCTTCGGGTCGTTCGTCGAGCACATGGGGCGCTGCGTGTACACCGGCATCTACGAGCCGGGGCACCCGCAGGCCGACGAGCGCGGCTTCCGTCAGGACGTGCTCGCCCTGGTGAAGGAGATGGGACCGACCGTGGTCCGCTACCCCGGCGGCAACTTCGTCTCGGGCTACCGCTGGGAAGACGGGGTGGGTCCGGTCGAGGAACGGCCGGTGCGCATCGACGGCGCCTGGCACACGATCGAGACCAACGCGTTCGGCCTGCACGAGTTCATGGACTGGGCGAAGGAGGCCGACGTCGAGGTGATGGAGGCGATCAACCTCGGCACCCGCGGTGTCGAAGAGGCACGGTCGCTCGTCGAGTACGCCAACCACCCCGGCGGCACGTACTGGTCGGACCTGCGACGCAAGAACGGCGCCGAGCAGCCCTTCGACATCAAGCTGTGGTGCCTGGGCAACGAGCTCGACGGCCCGTGGCAGATCGGCGGCAAGACAGCGACCGAGTACGGTCGCCTCGCGCAGGAGTCGGCCAAGGCCATGAAGCTCGTCGACCCGACGATCGAGCTCGTCGCGGTCGGCTCGTCTGCCCGCTCGATGCCGACTTTCGGCACGTGGGAGCACACGGTGCTCACGCACGCGTACGACGAGGTCGACTTCGTGTCGATGCACGCGTACTACCAGGAGCACGACGGCGACGCCGAGTCGTTCCTCGCCGAGGCGGTCGACATGGATGCGTTCATCGACGGCGTCATCGCGACGATCGACGCCGTGAAGGCGGCGGGCAAGCACACGAAGCAGGTCGACATCTCGTTCGACGAGTGGAACGTGTGGGATCAGAGGAAGTTCAACGACGTCGAGTCGGTCGAGATCGCGAAGGCGGGGTGGAAGAAGCATCCGCGTCTGATCGAGGACACCTACAACGTGACGGATGCCGTGGTCGTGGGCACCCTGCTCAACAGCCTGCTGCGTCACGGCGACCGCGTGAAGATCGCCAACCAGGCGCAGCTCGTCAACGTGATCGCACCGATCCGCTCGGAGGAGAACGGTCCGGCGTGGCGTCAGACGAGCTTCTGGCCCTTCGAGCGCATGGCCCGCCTGGCGAAGGGACGCATCCTGCGCCTCGCCGTGTCGGCACCGCAGATCGAGACGACGCGCTACGGCGGGGTCGACTCGATCGATGCCGCAGCGACGTGGGACGAGCAGACGGGACGCGTCGTGGTGTTCGTCGCGAACCGTTCCCTCGATGAGCAGAGCGACCTCACCGTCGAGCTGCGCGGCCTCACCGGCCTTCGCGTCGTGAACGCCGAGACGCTGACGATCCCCGAGGGCGGCGACCGCCACACCGCGAACCTCGAGACCACGCAGGATGCCGTGCACATGGTGCCGCTCGCGGCCGCCGAGGTCGTCGACGGTGCGGTGCGCGCCACGCTGCCGCCGCTGTCATGGTCCGTGATCGAGCTGGCCTGA
- a CDS encoding carbohydrate ABC transporter permease — MSSATLTETITTAKPTGARRSHLPGQKPFGVLRISALVVLIVLAVGWLLPFLWAVATAFKTETDAASGDPSWIGASGPTVEAFTAILSQGNVYIWAFNSLWTSIAVTLITLAISALAAYAFSRLDFTGRKWLFVAVIASIVVPPQVLIIPLFYQMLAFNMIDTYWGLILPQVVAPAMVFILKRFFDAIPIELEDAARVDGASRLRIFWSIVLPLSRPILASVAIFVFIGAWNNFLWPFLVINDTTLMTLPVGLQTVISAYGVQYAQLMAQAVLAALPLIIVFIIFQKQIVKGVATSGFGGQ; from the coding sequence ATGTCCTCCGCCACTCTCACCGAAACCATCACCACCGCCAAGCCCACGGGCGCCCGACGCTCGCACCTCCCCGGTCAGAAGCCGTTCGGCGTGCTGCGCATCAGTGCTCTCGTGGTGCTCATCGTGCTCGCGGTCGGCTGGCTGCTGCCGTTCCTCTGGGCCGTCGCCACGGCCTTCAAGACCGAGACGGATGCCGCCAGCGGAGACCCGTCGTGGATCGGCGCATCCGGCCCCACTGTCGAGGCGTTCACGGCGATCCTGTCGCAGGGCAACGTCTACATCTGGGCGTTCAACAGCCTGTGGACCTCGATCGCGGTGACGCTGATCACGCTGGCGATCTCGGCTCTGGCCGCCTACGCGTTCTCGAGGCTCGACTTCACCGGTCGCAAGTGGCTGTTCGTCGCGGTCATCGCGTCGATCGTGGTGCCGCCTCAGGTGCTGATCATCCCGCTCTTCTACCAGATGCTCGCGTTCAACATGATCGACACGTACTGGGGTCTGATCCTGCCGCAGGTCGTCGCCCCGGCCATGGTGTTCATCCTGAAGCGCTTCTTCGACGCGATCCCGATCGAGCTCGAAGACGCCGCCCGCGTCGACGGCGCCAGCCGCCTGCGTATCTTCTGGTCGATCGTGCTCCCGCTCTCTCGGCCGATCCTGGCATCCGTCGCGATCTTCGTGTTCATCGGCGCGTGGAACAACTTCCTCTGGCCGTTCCTCGTCATCAACGACACCACGCTGATGACGCTTCCGGTCGGACTCCAGACGGTGATCAGCGCCTACGGCGTGCAGTACGCGCAGCTCATGGCGCAGGCCGTGCTGGCCGCCCTGCCGTTGATCATCGTGTTCATCATCTTCCAGAAGCAGATCGTCAAGGGCGTCGCGACCAGCGGCTTCGGCGGTCAGTAG
- a CDS encoding sugar ABC transporter permease, which translates to MTLATDSTRTIVTGSKSAAPGRRPGSSRNREQLISWAFLAPFLLAFALFLVWPIIHGIILSFTDQSLTGAGGSFIGFANYAEALTDPKMWQSMGNTVWFTLLSTVPLVVIALLMAALVDRGIPGQWLWRLSFFMPYLLASTVISQIWVWIFNPQIGAANNILVFFGLEPIAWLQNPDTNMLSIVIATVWWTVGFNFLLYLAAMQNIPPQQYEAASLDGAGPWRQFWSITLPQLGPATVLILILQILASLKLFDQAYQMLGGVASDTTRSIVQYIYEAGFVSYRFGYSAAISYVFFALIVIIGVAQALITRRRKEQQ; encoded by the coding sequence ATGACCCTCGCAACCGACTCCACCCGCACCATCGTCACCGGCTCGAAGTCGGCCGCTCCCGGTCGACGCCCCGGCTCCTCACGCAACCGCGAGCAGCTCATCAGCTGGGCGTTCCTCGCGCCGTTCCTCCTCGCGTTCGCGCTGTTCCTCGTCTGGCCGATCATCCACGGCATCATCCTGAGCTTCACCGATCAATCGCTCACGGGCGCCGGCGGCTCCTTCATCGGATTCGCGAACTACGCCGAGGCGCTCACCGATCCCAAGATGTGGCAGTCGATGGGCAACACGGTGTGGTTCACGCTGCTGTCGACGGTGCCCCTCGTCGTGATCGCCCTGCTCATGGCCGCGCTGGTCGACCGCGGCATCCCCGGCCAGTGGCTGTGGCGACTGTCGTTCTTCATGCCGTACCTGCTCGCCTCCACCGTCATCTCGCAGATCTGGGTGTGGATCTTCAACCCGCAGATCGGCGCCGCGAACAACATCCTGGTGTTCTTCGGTCTCGAGCCGATCGCCTGGCTGCAGAACCCCGACACCAACATGCTGTCGATCGTGATCGCCACCGTGTGGTGGACCGTCGGCTTCAACTTCCTGCTCTACCTCGCGGCGATGCAGAACATCCCGCCGCAGCAGTACGAGGCGGCATCGCTCGACGGCGCTGGGCCGTGGCGGCAGTTCTGGTCGATCACGCTCCCGCAACTGGGACCCGCGACCGTGCTGATCCTGATACTGCAGATCCTCGCGTCGCTGAAGCTGTTCGACCAGGCATACCAGATGCTCGGCGGCGTCGCGAGCGACACCACCCGCTCGATCGTGCAGTACATCTACGAAGCCGGCTTCGTCAGCTACCGATTCGGCTACTCGGCCGCGATCTCCTATGTGTTCTTCGCTCTCATCGTCATCATCGGCGTCGCGCAGGCCCTGATCACGCGCCGCCGGAAGGAGCAGCAGTGA